One Vicinamibacterales bacterium DNA window includes the following coding sequences:
- a CDS encoding ATP-binding protein, translating into MASGTAARHWSLEQSVMGLTLLGGLPAALALVWIVWGESYSFEVRWTLAAVVLAVWIGCAVAAHQMVTRVLYLAANLLGALHEGDYSIRSTGAKPGSAADLVMKEINSLGDTLQRQRSEAVESTALLTSVMGAIDVAVFAFDMHETLVLANPAAARLLTRRGEDIVGENAVALRLERYLTGDTPRLIENAFGAAGGRFELRRSTFYRDGRPHQLLVFADLSRALREEQQLAWQRIVRVLSHEINNSLTPIKSIAHSIRRMISRIPDVPRAAEIQDGLNLIETRSGALGRFLRQYAQLAKLPKPQERPIRFLPLARRIAELENRLPITVETHEDVQVEADPDQLEQLLINIVRNAVDASLETRGRVSIGWTPANGFLEVRVDDEGPGLPETSNLFVPFFTTKPQGSGIGLALSRQIAEAHGGTLSLENRAGARGCRATLRLPL; encoded by the coding sequence ATGGCCTCAGGCACAGCCGCTAGGCACTGGAGCCTCGAGCAGTCGGTCATGGGGCTGACGCTGCTCGGCGGCCTGCCGGCGGCGCTCGCGCTCGTCTGGATCGTCTGGGGCGAGAGCTACAGCTTCGAGGTGCGCTGGACCCTCGCAGCCGTGGTCCTCGCCGTGTGGATTGGCTGCGCCGTCGCGGCGCACCAGATGGTCACACGCGTGCTCTACCTCGCCGCCAACCTGCTCGGCGCGCTGCACGAGGGGGACTACTCCATCCGGAGCACTGGCGCGAAACCGGGCAGCGCCGCCGATCTCGTGATGAAGGAGATCAACTCCCTCGGCGATACGCTCCAGCGGCAGCGGTCGGAAGCGGTCGAGTCGACGGCGCTGCTGACCAGCGTGATGGGCGCGATCGACGTCGCGGTGTTCGCCTTCGACATGCACGAAACCCTGGTGCTCGCCAATCCTGCGGCGGCACGCCTGCTGACCCGGCGCGGCGAGGACATCGTCGGGGAGAACGCGGTCGCGCTGCGCCTCGAGCGCTATCTTACCGGCGACACTCCGCGCCTCATCGAGAACGCGTTCGGCGCCGCCGGCGGCCGCTTCGAGCTCCGCCGATCGACGTTCTACCGCGACGGCAGGCCGCACCAGCTGCTCGTGTTCGCCGACCTGAGCCGCGCGCTGCGCGAGGAGCAGCAGCTCGCCTGGCAGCGCATCGTGCGCGTGCTCTCGCACGAGATCAACAACTCCCTGACGCCCATCAAGTCGATTGCGCACAGCATTCGCCGGATGATCTCGCGCATCCCCGACGTGCCGCGCGCCGCCGAGATCCAGGACGGGTTGAACCTGATCGAGACGCGGTCGGGCGCGCTGGGGCGGTTCCTGCGCCAGTACGCGCAGCTCGCGAAACTGCCGAAGCCGCAGGAACGCCCGATCCGGTTCCTGCCGCTGGCGCGCCGGATCGCCGAACTCGAGAACCGCCTGCCGATCACCGTCGAGACGCACGAAGACGTGCAGGTGGAGGCCGATCCCGACCAGCTCGAGCAATTGCTCATCAATATTGTGCGCAACGCTGTCGACGCGAGCCTCGAAACGCGCGGCAGGGTCAGCATCGGCTGGACACCGGCCAACGGCTTTCTCGAAGTCAGGGTAGACGACGAAGGACCGGGGCTGCCGGAGACCTCGAACCTGTTCGTGCCGTTCTTCACGACCAAGCCGCAGGGCTCTGGCATCGGGCTCGCGCTCAGCCGCCAGATCGCCGAAGCCCATGGCGGGACGCTGAGTCTCGAGAACCGGGCCGGCGCGCGGGGCTGTCGCGCGACTCTGCGGCTGCCCCTGTAG